In Papaver somniferum cultivar HN1 chromosome 9, ASM357369v1, whole genome shotgun sequence, the genomic stretch TTCATTGAAGCTGGGCTGATGTCACAGGTTAGTGTCCAAGCATCGAAAATGCAAATGTGTAATACCAAAGGTAAGCCTTATTATACTCTTATATTTATCTTTGATCACTTGgatttgaaagtttgattgtattTTTATCTCTGCCTCCTTACCAGGTAGAAGGTTACGCAGTTGGTGGAGTACAAGTATTGGTATTGTAGATGGTTATTGAATTAACAGTAGCTGCTGCAATGTCATTTTTATCCAGACAGGCCCATATGTACTTACTTTCCATAATCGTCTCTGATGTAAGAAACATAAAATGTGAGCATCATGAGTTAGAGCTTTTCTTATTGTCTTTCTTAACTAAGTTGGTCTCACCAATTATGTTGCAACAAATGATGGCTTAACTAACTGCTTCTGTAATTTGAATAGGTGTGGATGAAACATGACATGATGCTGCATTATAGATGTTACTAAGTAAGTATGTTTTCTTTCACTTCGGATTTGTGTGCTTACACGGTGACCAGAAATGCCCGAGTGGTTTAGTGCAATTGGTAGTTTACTCAAAGGTGCTAATAACACTCTTGTAATGGCATGCTGTGGTTTAGCGCAATGAATCAGATGTTGCGAGTGTTTTTAAGAGAGTATGTAAGAGGAGAAGAGCATTAACATGAGTCTGCAGTTAACCATCATTCTTGCTTCTGATCTATAGTTCTCTTTCGCTCAAGTAATTCTCCATTCTGAATATGTTCATATGGTTTACATAGTGATACTTGGTATAGTTTAGTAATGGTAGCGCAGTTGATGGGTAATGGCTCTAGTGAATGATGCTATCAATGTCTTATTAACCCTGGCGTATGTTAGAATAATCATGGTGTTTGCTTGATCTGCAGTTGTCCTTATTGAAGTTGGGCTTGTTTCTGTTTGGTTGCAGCTCACGAGTGTTTTCTTGATCCTACACATGGCAAAGGATCAGAAGATAGATGATGGTGGTCTTTGGAGCAGTTGCAGTATAAAATGTATGTGTGGAATATGTATGAAGAGGTTGGAGAACTTTATCCATGTTTTGAAGTTATGGTGAGGTTAGGGATTGTAGATGTGATATGTATGAATTGCGGATTGAAAGAGAATAGATTGCAGTTGTGTTTCAGGTTTAATTGTACTGCATGTTTGTAAACTAGAAAATCCAGGTGCATGATGGTAGAATCTGTGTAGCTTGCGGTTTATTTGTAGTTCAGGCCTGTAAACTGAGAGTGCAGGTCCATCATCGTGACCTGTTTCGCAGGCCTGTAAACTGGAAGCCCGGATCCATGAAAATCTGGGCtacccatttttttttaattgtgacTTAAAGAATTGTCACGGGTTTAGCTGTAACAAGAAATGTAATTAAAAAAAAACGTGTCAACCTCTTAAACACAACACGCGTCAACAAATATTGTTGCAAATCAATAGCAACACTTATAGGTGTTACTGTATATGTAACAAAACGTGCCACGTGTCATTCAAAGAATTGTTGTAAATAGAgagtaacagttaaaaccgttaagATATACGTGTCGCAATCATAAAATTAGGTCAATCGTGGCTATTAATTATTGTAATGCTTTTTATATGTGACTGTATCTGGATATTGTCACAGATAAAACCGTTACAAAACACCATCACAATTATTAATAACGGCCTATTTAGTACAGTTATAACCGTTACAAATTCAATCAGTAACAGGTATAGCCTGTGACAAAATCCTGGAAACGGTGTAGcgtattcctcgagtagttcttcgtcttcgtaagatgatcgccatggagtctggagctcaactacacttaactatcctagaccgagacttagtcataagtaaaccagaaatcaagacatatagttttgatcactaatattgacaaacatgcttgatatagcaacgcatgcgagttcgaccgagcagtgctttaatgGTCCGAAGATCTTATCCAATTCTTTAGTCCGATCCATGGTACCTGGGATCCGGATTCCAGACCCGAGAAATAAATTCTTTTATGAATCATAATTGAACTGGGATTTTCATTTCTTCTCGGCGTTTAATAGCTGACCTGATATGGGaagttgaagtctatataaggactATCGTCATCCCCCTGGATAAATCAAAAGTCATAGAATTGGTTAAGGATTTTGGTTGACTGATCATGGCGATTGAGgttaattccaaaaaaattgctGCATACTCAATCGGTAACGAAAGTGTTGAAATCACCGgcggaatgaagaagaagaagaagaatgaaccaAGGATTCCATACCTTCCTCATGAGCTAATTGCAGAGCATATTATCCCAAGACTTTCAGTTCGAGATCTGTTGCACTACACCTGTGTCTCTAAGATTTGGTATAACTCTATCCTTAAAGACGATAAATTTCCTTCTTCTCACTTTATTCACTCACACAAAAATCACAACTTTATCTTCAATTTACTCAATGTAttagatgaaccaattgataagctgCATCATCGATTCAACCATTACTTTTTCTGTTTATTTAGTAAGAATCAAAGTATTGATTTTAGAGTGTCTTCTCTTTTTCTCAGAAATATAGGGGTAATAGCTGGTAATTGTAACGGTTTGCTATGTAATTTCCCAATGGCTGTTGAGCATCTTGGTGCATTTGGGGTTTATAACCCTTGCAGGAAACAACTACTAAGCGTATACCCTCCCAAGTTTAACCACTACTGTATCTATATTTGTTATGGTTTCGGGTTTGATTCCTTGACAAATGAATACAAGATTGTATATATCTGTCACTCGCTAGATGAAGACGATAAAAAGGAATTCAAATGTATGGTTTTCACATTAGGTACTAAATTATGGAGAAAGGTTAATCTTAGTACATTCATTCCACCAAGGTCTGCTATAAGAGCGTCGAGTACTAGTTGTAAAGCAGCCACCTTCTGTGCCGCTACTGGAGATCTTTGTTGGAGATTACTAACTAGTACCACCGAACCTCCTGTTACTAATGGTTATGAGACAGAGATGTTGTTGACGTTCAACCTCCACCATGAGAAATTACAATTCATTCGACCCCCACATGAATGTGcttcatcagcatcaacaatggCTACTGTTGAGCATAAGGAGAACCGATTATATGAACGGCTTATGGAGTTCAAAGGATTACCTTGTGTTCCATGGTTGGAAAAAGTTATTGTTAACAGTGATAATATTGGTTGTAATCATCAGCATCTTCATTATCATTATAGTCAAAGCAATAGCAGTAGCTGTTGTTGCTGTGCGAAGCTTCACTTATATGTATTAAAAGACAAGGTCAAGCAAGTTTGGGAAGAGGAAACTTTAGATATTCGTATTCCTTCCTCTGCGTCTTCGGTACTTTCATTACCACCTAGTCCAcctccttgttgttgttgttttgacaGTACTACTGCACCTCCTACTCGTATAATGAGTTTCTCTGGTCAGATTTTTCTTTACTGGTTCGACGGGGAATGCCTTCAATTTTACAATTTACAGTCAAAACATCTCAAGGTGGTGAAGTTATCATGCTATGATCGAAAGCAGCGTAACATTTTGCATtctaagatgaaagggtggcTCCCTGATATTGGTCATGACAATGACTACAAGTCAGATGATAATATTTATTGTTCACAGATGGATTATCAGTTGCATGGGCTAGTGGAGAACTTCCTTTCCCTCGAAACCTTTCTACCTGAAGGAGAAACTATTAGGTGTGAGGATAAATTAGGTGAAAATCCTTCATTTGAAGGTGGAAAATCACCTGTAGCATTCTTGTCCGCGGTGAAAAAATCAGCAGTCCAACATTTTTTCTTGTATTAGCATAATTATTTTTACTACTGTGACCCTTTTTTTCAATACAACTTGCTTTTATTTATCACCTGTATTGTGCTTGTTGAGCATGTGTGATGCAGATATATCTCAAAGAGGTCTGAACCTATGTTCTCAAACAGGTTTGAACCTAATTCTGTGTTCTTTTACTGTCAGTGTAATGTATCAGTTGCACCATTCTATTTATCGTTGATCTGATCCTCTATCAATTTGCTATGTTATCACTGAAATGAAGCTTACTCATATTTGGCGTAAATAGCATTTTGAATTGTGCCACTTCAGTGCTAATTTCTTAGTGAAAAATTGTTCTGAATCATGTAGGGATTGTCTAGATACAAGGTAAACTCTGAAATCGAAGGGAGATAGGCAGTTCTGATAATATTTTAAAAAATCATGACATCTTTTGGCAAATTTGTGATCaaatataaggaaaaaaaaataggaGAAAGTTCTATTTAATGGGCCGATCTAAAAACCATAGGCCCACTGAAATAGGACTGAACGAGATTATCTACTCAAAAGCTATCCTCCGTGAAAGTACTCGTCGAACAACGAAAATATTGCAATTTCTGTTATTGAACACCTGTTTTATCATGATTACCGCCATTAAGGGTTTTGACTTCCAGTACTAGGTACCATTCTTGATACAGTGGGAGTTTGAGTTATAATAGGAGTTTGCTTATAATATAAGTTTAGGTTGTTTTTGTTTTAAGAATTGTACCACGAATCTGAAATCGGTGTTACTGGCATTTAAGGCTGTCGTCACATATAGGTTTTTCTACCTGAGAAAAGTGTGTCTATTGTATTCTACTGGATTTCTCCTCTTGCATGGCGACTATAAAATTTGAGTTTCCTGAATTTCAGGAAGCAGGTTTCTCCTGGTCAATGTCCAGTTCAAAACTGAGCTTCCTCAATCTCAGAAAGTAGTTTGGAGGATTGAAAATTTCTCAAAGCTGAAAAACCAACAACAACTTTATTCTGATACTTTCTCCTTCAATGGTCGTAAGTGGTATGTATATAAAATCCTTTCAATGGTTTTACTTTTGATTAATATAAAATTGATCAGAATATTTCAAGCCGCCTTTTTATAGTAATGATGATGTTATTATTTTTACTTCGTGAATAGGGGAATGGTGATTAATCCCAAAGATAACCCAAGATCTCAGACTCACTTGACAGTCTACCTTCGCCCAGTCGATCGTACTAAATCAGTTTTTGCCGATTATACGCTGTCTATTATTGATCAAAAGGATGACTCAAGAACAGTGAAAAGAGGTTCGTTAATTTAACTCTCATCTTCCACTGTATTATCGGTTTTCGTATATGAATCATTAAGTTTGTTCCATGCATGGTTATAAAAAACTTCTGCATGCGTGTGTTACTGATGATGCTGTTGTTGTTTTGATTTCAGAAGTAGTAGGACATGAAATTAAGGGCTTCTGTTGCGGATCGTTCGTTCATCTTAGTGAACTTCACAGTCCAGCTAATGGGTATCTCTTAAATGATACTTGTATCGTTGAACTTAAGATCTCTAAACAGAAATCTATAGTGGAGGATTACCTTTATTAccttgacaaccttagtcctgtGGATTCTATGTTCTTTTTGGCTCTTAGTTGCTTCCTGGTCTCTTATCTTACATGTGTTTCTTTAGTGTCTATTGGGTCTTATAAGCTCCCATTCTATATAGACATGATATTGGTTGCTAGTCTTACTGGTACACTTGTTTCTGGTACTCTTAAGTTTCTGCTTCCTAAAGACTATGTTACTAGAGATTCAAGCAAAGGAGTTGGAGAGAAAAAGATTTCGGTACCTTTGCCTGCCAAGGGCATCGAACTTGTATCGAATACAGATCAAGTCAAGGTTTCAAAGGCAGCACTCAAGAAAAACATGAAACAGAAAGCGAAAATCATAAAGCTGTCGAAGAGAAAACCCAAGGGAAGGAGCAAGTCAAGGTTTCAGAGACAGAGCTTGCGAGTAACCGAGTAGCCTCCCCAGAAGTAGGATTGGCGAAGCATCCAGGTGCTGGTCAAATCTTTGAAGGTGGGATGCACAACGAGTACAATCTGGATCAAGTACTCCTTGATGGAGATATTTATGAAGAAATTGGGGGTTTTCATGTTCCAAAACCTTATGCATCTTTATACAAACAGATATGGTTGAAATATGGGCATATTGCTTCCAGCAATGTCCTGACAGCTTCATCATATAGGATCCAGGTTACGGTAGTCGAGCATATAATGTACTCCCTTGTGGATTTAATGGATTCGCTCAAGGAAATGAGCTGCTGTCGATTACTTAAGTTATCTTCTAAAATGACTGGTTTCTGGGAAAGTGAGATAATGACGGCAGAGAATCTTCAATTTAACATTGGGTGGCTTCAGAATTACATCGACAATGTGAAACAGGGTTTTGATGCGATGCAGAAATTGAAGACCATACTGCAGGAGGAAGTTCAGCCTATAAAAGCTGCAACAGAATGTGAAAATCATAAATTTGTCGAAGAGAAAACCCAAGGGAAGGAGGAAGCCAAGGTTTCAGAGACAGAGCCTGAGAGTAACCTAGTAGCCTCCCCAGAAGTTGGATTGCTGAAGCATCTAGGTGCTGGTCAAATCTTTGAAGGTGGGATGCACAACGAGTACAACATGGATCAAGTCCTTGATGGAGATATTTATGAAGAAATTGGGTGTTTTCATGTTCGAAAGCCTTATGCATCTTTATATAAACAGATATGGTTGAAATATGGGCATATTGCTTCCAGCCATGTCCTGACAGCATCATCCGAATTGTCCTATGTGATCCAAGTTGCGGCAGTCCACAATATAATGCATTCCCTTATGGATATGAGCCGCTGTCGATTCGTTGAGGTATCGTCTGAAATGATAGTTTTGTGGGAAGGTGATATAAAGACGGCTAATAATCTTCAATTTAACATTGAGTGGCTTCGGAAACACTTTGACACTGTAAAACAGGGTTTTGATGAGATGCAGAAATTGAAGACCACGCTGCACGAGGAAGTTCAGCCTATAGAAGCTGCCAAGGCGCAGGTAACTGTAGCAGAAGATGAGCTGAAAAAGGTGCAGGCACAGTTAGCTATGGCCAAGAATGAGTTAAAAGAGAAGATATCTGCCTTACCTAGTAGAGTTAGCCCCATGACACTCTCAGAGTCGGAGTTTGAAATGTACTTGGAGAAAGGTGATACTCTTCTGTTTGATGGAGTGTTTTAGACTGGGGAACTTTTAGAATGGTTAGGTTTTCTATGAAACATTTTTCATCCCACTAATTACTGTTTTACATGGATATTCTATGAAGCATTTTTCATCCCACTAATTACTGTTTTACATGGATATTATTATGTGAATTATATTATTAAGTGCAAGTATGTTAAAATCAGTTTGGTCATGTCTTGGTTCTGCTATAAGTTGTTTTCTgaaatctatattataaaaagaagtggtgtgtgtaGTCTTACAAATCCGActatcgatttcgtcatcccacggcgtggatcgattcgttatatgttctatatagacgtccgtcggATTGTTGAGTTTCCTGATTTGattatgcttccataataagATGTCTTGACCATTATATATCGGGAAAAAAATACCTCGTTAACTATGTTTCTTAATAAAAATATGGGAGAGGGATATATTCAAATTTCCTTATCTGACTACGTTTTGAGAGATACTTACGTTTCATCTACaagggaaaacaaaaaacaaaaaaggaaaccattttcaaaaaaaatgtagACAACCGTAGGACATTAGCACAATATCACAGTATCTATATATGTACTAGGTATCAAGTTAAACTAACTAAGTTATGGTAAGGTAAAGTGAGGAATTGGAGAAAGTTGTTGGGCAGGAAGCTTCACCCGGGTGCAATCTGGTGCTTCATTCTCTTCCTTTCGCAGTAAATTaagacaaagcaaaaagaaaatgttACCAAATAGACACGAACTCAAAAACACGAATAACACCCCATCAAATCATCTCTTGCAAATTAAATACCCAATAACATAATTTAATTTGCAATTTAAAGAGAGCACGAGGAGCAAGCATAAACCttgcccaaaaacataaaaaatgaacaGCCTAAAAGTTCGACTCGGTCAATCAGACCTTTGAGGATGCAAATGTACAAATTGCTGaatggagacaaagttgtacaaCAAAATGGACAAACAAACTCGGTGTATTTACTAATATTCTATGTACAATTTTAGAACCATGTATAGAGATATTAGATTCACGCATATTACAAATTAGCCTTGGGACAGATCCAAACATTGACTTTGGTCATTCTACCGTTTGGACCGTTAGTTCGCAAAATGTACATCCGTCCGTTGTATATATGACATGGATTTTATTATTTTGGACGTTCGGGATTGATGCCACGATATAAGAATATATGACTTTGAAGTAATAATAAGGTtgttataaaaagaagtgatgtCTGTCTTGGGTAATAGACGGCCCTTGATTTCGGCAATCCGACGGCTGAGAAAGATAGTTGGCGAGATTTCTATCCATCCGTCCGTtttagacatataattttgagagatatttacgTCCGTCGATTCGTGAGATgatcttcttttaatattttgttttagaCGGCAGGGATTATGCCCCGGCCCGGTGCAAAACGAGACTCAACATTTCCTTATGTGACTCGAATCAACATTTCCTAATGCGTGCCGGTTTCCTTGAAAATTTTCATGCACTAACTATAAAtatcctttctgattttaccaaaaaaaaacaaatattaatttgAAGACTCTATAGATTTTACCTAATCACGGGTAATTTTAATGCGGATATCATatttgcctttaaattttctaatCCACGGCCGAGGCCGCAGGCCCCGGCCCCATCCTGCTACTATGGCCCGCCTAATTGAACACGCTattgtgacccgactaactaacatggtataatatgacacgaccaactaaatatcagGACCGTTGTGGTA encodes the following:
- the LOC113313564 gene encoding uncharacterized protein LOC113313564 isoform X2, translating into MCDADISQRGLNLCSQTGSRFLLVNVQFKTELPQSQKVVWRIENFSKLKNQQQLYSDTFSFNGRKWGMVINPKDNPRSQTHLTVYLRPVDRTKSVFADYTLSIIDQKDDSRTVKREVVGHEIKGFCCGSFVHLSELHSPANGYLLNDTCIVELKISKQKSIVEDYLYYLDNLSPVDSMFFLALSCFLVSYLTCVSLVSIGSYKLPFYIDMILVASLTGTLVSGTLKFLLPKDYVTRDSSKGVGEKKISVPLPAKGIELVSNTDQVKVSKAALKKNMKQKAKIIKLSKRKPKGRSKSRFQRQSLRVTE
- the LOC113313564 gene encoding uncharacterized protein LOC113313564 isoform X1, with protein sequence MHNEYNLDQVLLDGDIYEEIGGFHVPKPYASLYKQIWLKYGHIASSNVLTASSYRIQVTVVEHIMYSLVDLMDSLKEMSCCRLLKLSSKMTGFWESEIMTAENLQFNIGWLQNYIDNVKQGFDAMQKLKTILQEEVQPIKAATECENHKFVEEKTQGKEEAKVSETEPESNLVASPEVGLLKHLGAGQIFEGGMHNEYNMDQVLDGDIYEEIGCFHVRKPYASLYKQIWLKYGHIASSHVLTASSELSYVIQVAAVHNIMHSLMDMSRCRFVEVSSEMIVLWEGDIKTANNLQFNIEWLRKHFDTVKQGFDEMQKLKTTLHEEVQPIEAAKAQVTVAEDELKKVQAQLAMAKNELKEKISALPSRVSPMTLSESEFEMYLEKGDTLLFDGVF